The Rattus rattus isolate New Zealand chromosome 1, Rrattus_CSIRO_v1, whole genome shotgun sequence genome includes a region encoding these proteins:
- the LOC116889493 gene encoding protein tyrosine phosphatase type IVA 2-like isoform X2, protein MNHVAPVEICYDNMRFLITYNPTNETIHKFTEELKSYGVTTLVRVCDATYDKTLVENCGIRVLDLPYSDGAPPPDEIVDNWLDLLKNKFREEPGCCVAVHCMAGLGRSPKRRGAFNTKQLLFLEHYRPKVRPRTRSRFKDSTVYCCIQ, encoded by the exons ATGAACCATGTAGCCCCAGTGGAGATCTGCTACGACAACATGCGTTTTCTGATAACTTACAACCCCACCAATGAGACGATACATAAGTTCACAGAGGAACTTAAGAGCTACGGAGTGACAACCTTAGTCAGAGTTTGTGACGCCACATATGATAAGACTCTAGTTGAAAACTGTGGCATCCGTGTTCTAGACCTGCCCTACAGTGATGGAGCGCCGCCCCCTGATGAGATAGTGGATAATTGGCTAGACCTGCTAAAAAACAAATTCCGTGAGGAGCCTGGTTGCTGTGTGGCAGTGCACTGTATGGCTGGGCTCGGAAGGTCACCT AAACGAAGGGGCGCTTTCAACACCAAACAGCTGCTTTTTTTGGAGCACTACCGTCCCAAGGTGAGGCCCCGAACACGATCACGCTTCAAGGATTCCACGGTGTACTGTTGCATCCAATAG
- the LOC116889493 gene encoding protein tyrosine phosphatase type IVA 2-like isoform X1: MNHVAPVEICYDNMRFLITYNPTNETIHKFTEELKSYGVTTLVRVCDATYDKTLVENCGIRVLDLPYSDGAPPPDEIVDNWLDLLKNKFREEPGCCVAVHCMAGLGRSPVLVALALIECGMKNEDAVHLIRQKRRGAFNTKQLLFLEHYRPKVRPRTRSRFKDSTVYCCIQ; this comes from the coding sequence ATGAACCATGTAGCCCCAGTGGAGATCTGCTACGACAACATGCGTTTTCTGATAACTTACAACCCCACCAATGAGACGATACATAAGTTCACAGAGGAACTTAAGAGCTACGGAGTGACAACCTTAGTCAGAGTTTGTGACGCCACATATGATAAGACTCTAGTTGAAAACTGTGGCATCCGTGTTCTAGACCTGCCCTACAGTGATGGAGCGCCGCCCCCTGATGAGATAGTGGATAATTGGCTAGACCTGCTAAAAAACAAATTCCGTGAGGAGCCTGGTTGCTGTGTGGCAGTGCACTGTATGGCTGGGCTCGGAAGGTCACCTGTGCTGGTGGCACTTGCTTTGATCGAGTGTGGAATGAAGAATGAAGACGCAGTTCACTTAATCCGGCAGAAACGAAGGGGCGCTTTCAACACCAAACAGCTGCTTTTTTTGGAGCACTACCGTCCCAAGGTGAGGCCCCGAACACGATCACGCTTCAAGGATTCCACGGTGTACTGTTGCATCCAATAG
- the LOC116889493 gene encoding protein tyrosine phosphatase type IVA 2-like isoform X3, with protein sequence MNHVAPVEICYDNMRFLITYNPTNETIHKFTEDLPYSDGAPPPDEIVDNWLDLLKNKFREEPGCCVAVHCMAGLGRSPVLVALALIECGMKNEDAVHLIRQKRRGAFNTKQLLFLEHYRPKVRPRTRSRFKDSTVYCCIQ encoded by the exons ATGAACCATGTAGCCCCAGTGGAGATCTGCTACGACAACATGCGTTTTCTGATAACTTACAACCCCACCAATGAGACGATACATAAGTTCACAGA AGACCTGCCCTACAGTGATGGAGCGCCGCCCCCTGATGAGATAGTGGATAATTGGCTAGACCTGCTAAAAAACAAATTCCGTGAGGAGCCTGGTTGCTGTGTGGCAGTGCACTGTATGGCTGGGCTCGGAAGGTCACCTGTGCTGGTGGCACTTGCTTTGATCGAGTGTGGAATGAAGAATGAAGACGCAGTTCACTTAATCCGGCAGAAACGAAGGGGCGCTTTCAACACCAAACAGCTGCTTTTTTTGGAGCACTACCGTCCCAAGGTGAGGCCCCGAACACGATCACGCTTCAAGGATTCCACGGTGTACTGTTGCATCCAATAG